A DNA window from Aspergillus nidulans FGSC A4 chromosome V contains the following coding sequences:
- a CDS encoding uncharacterized protein (transcript_id=CADANIAT00002846), with protein sequence MKLYALFVFASTIAAVAAAPVEETPRSIDATVKNDVSDGPEKRSSDARYKYDSYDAPEKRSSDARYKYDSYDAPEKRSSDARYKYDSYDAPEKRSSDARYKYDVYDAPQ encoded by the exons ATGAAGCTCTACGCCCTCTTTGTCTTTGCCTCCACAATTGcggcagtggctgctgcCCCTGTGGAAGA GACACCAAGGTCCATTGACGCTACGGTCAAAAACGACGTCTCTGACGGCCCTGAGAAGCGCAGCAGCGATGCCAGATACAAGTATGACAGCTACGACGCTCCTGAGAAGCGCAGCAGCGATGCCAGATACAAGTATGACAGCTACGACGCTCCTGAGAAGCGCAGCAGCGATGCCAGATACAAGTATGACAGCTACGACGCCCCTGAAAAGCGCAGCAGCGATGCCAGATACAAGTATGATGTCTACGACGC
- a CDS encoding oxidase ustYa family protein (transcript_id=CADANIAT00002847), which yields MDAKNVVTYKAIKPRSSFTSSCSTTGEDSESLLERNEVLRRRHVWRELSLSNYIWVVHAVFFLFSLSFFLSGLQQRYPTEQQCAAQLSAYSPALEAVEYETVRFQGALLDKNPYKGEPSPELDAAWDEIVDMRQVKVDPSDLAYLKKPPTQTKLRTTDRDWYTGGLEVFHQLHCVNLVRQYTYFDYYSRLENRPLPFTDSNHTLRLHIDHCIDMLRQVVQCHGDVGIVTGSWVEGFPDPYPDFSTWHKCRKFQPLKDYTQEHLLEEKVVKTSEDLTLPKPPCENAGPHDICP from the exons ATGGATGCCAAAAACGTCGTCACCTACAAGGCGATCAAACCACGATCAAGCTTTACCAGCTCGTGTTCAACCACAGGCGAAGATTCTGAAAGCCTCCTAGAGAGAAATGAAGTGCTTCGACGGCGACATGTCTGGCGGGAGCTAAGCTTATCGAACTACATTTGGGTAGTCCATGCTGTATTCTTCCTATTTTCACTCTCATTCTTCCTTTCGGGACTTCAGCAGAGATACCCGACAGAACAACAGTGCGCGGCTCAACTGTCCGCTTACT CACCGGCCTTGGAAGCAGTGGAGTATGAGACTGTCCGCTTCCAAGGAGCGTTGCTCGATAAAAACCCCTACAAAGGCGAACCGAGTCCAGAACTGGACGCTGCATGGGACGAGATCGTAGACA TGAGACAAGTCAAGGTCGATCCAAGCGATCTGGCGTATCTGAAAAAGCCACCAACCCAAACCAAGCTGCGCACCACGGACAGAGACTGGTATACCGGTGGCTTGGAAGTATTCCATCAG TTACATTGTGTAAATTTGGTTCGGCAATATACATACTTTGACTATTATTCCCGTCTTGAAAATCGACCTCTTCCTTTCACGGATTCCAATCATACCCTTCGCCTGCACATTG ACCACTGCATCGACATGCTCCGGCAGGTAGTGCAATGCCATGGAGATGTTGGCATCGTGACCGGCAGCTGGGTCGAAGGCTTTCCTGATCCGTATCCCGATTTTAGCACCTGGCATAAATGCCGGAAATTCCAGCCGTTGAAGGACTATACACAGGAACATCTCCTCGAAGAGAAGGTCGTGAAAACATCGGAGGATTTAACTCTTCCTAAACCACCCTGCGAGAATGCTGGTCCCCATGATATTTGTCCATAG